A segment of the Gallus gallus isolate bGalGal1 chromosome 17, bGalGal1.mat.broiler.GRCg7b, whole genome shotgun sequence genome:
GCCCCTGGGTTTCTGTGCTGTCCCCTGCTGAGAGCAGGCTGCAAAGCAATCTCTCCTACAAGACTTAAAGAATAACCTTAGAGAGGGATTTCTCCGTCCCAAGGGAGCCGTGCCATGAGAGCCACAGCAATGAGAAGGTGAGCATTCCGCTACAGGTTTCTGCAgtgcttacaagcaggagggacCTCCGGCAGTGGTTATACATCCCAAAGGCCATTCCCGCACCTACAGCTCCTCCCCGGGCGCCCCTCTGTGTCTCCCCAGCAATCAATGCAGAGCACTGCTCGGTACCGGCAAGCAGAACTCCTCGAAGGCGGGCTTCACGAACGTGGTGTACTGCGTGAGGATCTGCTCCAGGTCCCTCCCGCGCTTCATATCTCGCAGAACTGAAACGGGAAGATCAAAACCCTGAGCCGGACGGCGGGGACGGACGGAGGAGGCCCGGCAGAACAGCGGCCAACGGGGGGCGTACCTCTGCGGGACAGCCGCACGTCGGAGTCCGTGTCCACAAAGAGCCGCAGGTGGAACATGTCGCGGATGTCCTGGTTGTAGAACACCAGGATGCCCTCGAACAGCACCACGTCGGCCGGGTACACCACGGTGGTGTCGGGCATTCTGCCGGGAGCGGCGCGGCTGAGCTGCGCggctccgccccgccccgcgcggccgccccgAACCCCGCGTACCTCGAATGGGTCACGAAGTCGTAGGTCGGCACCTCCACCGTCTTCCCCTCCACGATGTTTTTTAGGGTGGCGCGCATCAAATCGTTATCAAAAGCGTCTGCGAGAGGGAAGGGGGAGCGAGAGGAGGGTTCGCTGCCGCTCGGACTGCCTACAGCCCAACGCACAGCGCGGTCAGGCCGGGAAGGACCGCAGGGATCGCTCGTGCGCAGCGCAGcgcggggcgggacgggacggATCGGATGGGACGGATCGGATCGGATGGGACGGGATCGTACCCGGGTGGTCGAAGTTGTACTGCCCCTTGAGCGCCTTGCCCTGCTGCTCGGCCGTCAGCACCTTGTAGAAGCTGTCCTGGCTGAGGATCAGCACTTTGCGCTGCCGCCGCTCCACCTCGTtctgccccagcagctccatgatCTTCTCGCACACTGTGGACTGAGGGCAGCGGATCAGCGCGCGGCGCCGACGAACCGAACCCCCATCGCCCCCCCGGCGGTACCGCGCGCCCGGAGCCGCCCTCACTTTGCCGCTGGCGGTGCCGCCGCTGACGCCGATGAGGAACGGCTTCGGGTGCGGCCGCTCGGGCTCAGCGCCGCCGGCGGAGGCCATGGCGGGCGCGGGGCGAACCGGGCGGAGCGGCGCTGCCGCGGGGGGCGCTGGGAAATGTAGTCcgtggggcggggcggggcttACGGAGGGGCGGGGCTTAGAGGGGGCGGGGCTCTATGTGGGGGCGGGGCCAGGCCGCGGGGCGGTGCGAAGCTGACGCGTGGGGCCGCGACGGGGTGGGCGGTGTATGGggcggtgctgtggggctgcaggaggcacaGAGTACATAGAGGGCACCTGTGTGTCGTCACACGCGTGCGTATATATGGCTACATCATGTGTATCCATACATGGAGGCATGTATCTCAGTAGGTGTGTGCAGAGGTGTATGTGCGTGTAGCCAAAAGGCACTGTGCAGCATAGGGACACCATACAGATGTATGCATGGCTGTGTAATACCTTACAGGCAGATGCATGGCTGTGTGTGTTCATGATGGACACCcagcgcacacacacacacacacacacacacacacactatgGGTGCACATCGGCTCACAGACAGCTGTAGGTGCACTTATTTAAGTTGCATGCTAACAGACACAGGGAATGCCTCCATCCATACATATGCGCCCTATGCTGCAGTGAGGGCTAATAGATGCACACATCCATAGCCGAGCGGTGCGCATTGACCCCTTAATGCAGGCACAACAGCAGCTGATCCACGCGCTCTGATCGCAGTGTCTGTCCCAGCAGCTGCCGTTACCTCCACGCGGGCAGTGACGAATcgcagccccgctccgcgcccgccgccctcaccccatccccgcccgccgccgccggatGCCGTCGGTCAATGATTAACGCGGGGTCGGGGCCGCCCCAGGCCTGGAGGGATGGAGGCCGGCGGGATGGAGGCCGGGGCGGGGGCTGAGCGCCGGGTGGTGGCCGTCAGCAATGCGGCCTTTGAGGACGACCCGCCGCCCTACTCGCCGCCCGACCCCAAGAGCGCGCAGCTGCTGTTCCCGGTGCCTttccacccccagccccatccccacccgCCGCCCTTCGTACCGCAGCCGCTGCCCTACACCGCCGTACGTAGCCAGGCCCGCTCCCCTCGGCCTCCGGGGGCCCACACGGCCGCTGACCCCGGCCCTGTCCTTGCAGTCCGTGGGGCCGCCCGGCACGGGGCCTCCAACCGCCGCCCAACAGCCGCCCAAGGACTACGTGGTGGAGTCGGTGCTGGTGACGGtgttctgctgcctgctgaccGGGCTCGCCGCCCTCCTCTATTCACACGAGGTAAGGACGGGCCCCGCTCAGCCCCTGCCCCGCGCTGTGACCCCGCTgacccctcccctcctccccacgcCAGACCCGCGCTGCGCTCAGCCGTGGGGACGTGGCCCAGGCCCAGGCGGCGTCCAAGAAGGCGCAGTCTctggtgctgctcagcctcGTCCTGGGGCTGTTCGTCTCCTTCAGTTGGGTCGTCTACGTCCTGGTGGCTCTGTATTGGTGACGGGGCCGCAGGGACACGGAGCGCACAGCCCAGTGCCATTGGTGAGGAGCAGCCGCCGGGCGATGCCAGCACCGAGCCCAGCAGCCGCGTGCAGCAGCGGTCCCTGCACCGGAGAGCTCAGTGACTCTATTGGGGCTGACAGTGGGAGCCGCACAACGCTgcgggcagcagcacagctccggGTCACAGCGGGACGCGTGGCTCCGTGCAGGGCTGGGAATGGAGCAAACGGCCCCGCAGTGCGCAGCCACAGCGGGCGGCTCTGCATGGGCCGCTCTGGGCGTGCGAGCGCATGAGAAGTCCCCCTGGTAATTAGGAATGTGCAAAGATTCCCTACATATTTTAGCTTCTACAGCAATCCTgcatgcacagctgtgctgcatcgCCTCCTCCTCGCCGCTTCGTTTTAAATAAAGCACACACAGCCAAAGCCTTTGTGCTCCGTGCATACCGCAGCCCCTCCCACCCATGGCTTTCAGCCACCACAAACGTTAAGGCGAATTCTCCTCCAGTCGGTCAGCCCGGGACCTCCTCCAAAGCCCCCACGCTCACAGCAGGCGTCGCGCGCTCGCTCAGTGTCTGAGCATCCTCCTCTGTGCCGGCGGCTGCCCATTATTTCCAGAGGAATTTTGAACCCCATCCAGGACTGAAATAGCACCGGCAGCCGCTCAGGGGTTATTTATGGCCACGCCAcgggctgagctgcagcaatgGGGTCGGAGCCCCCCCATTCCCATCGGTGCTCAGAGGGGGGGACAGGAGGAGACGTCCTCTGCAGGGCCCTGCGCTGTGCCTGGGGGGGTCCACAGCGGGGCAGAGCCGCCCGCCGGCTGTCAGGGAGTGATGCAGAGCAAAAAGGGGCAATGGCAGAGGAAAACCCGGATGGGGATGTGAGAAAACACGAGGCCACACCAACTTTGAGGAGCGGATTCGATTGTCACTTTAATCCACAGACTGCTGCATGCACTGTAAACAGGATCGTTAGGCAGGTTTGTTACTGgtatttatttgtctttaatATAAAAGTTACAGGTTTGAAATGTTTGCAGGAAGGTGCCACCATTGGGACCGGGTTAGCGGTACATATATAATACAGCCGAACAGCTGAGGCTGGGGggaggctggggagcagcacggCGCTCATAGCAACGCGCATCGCTTCCCCCCTACCCACCCACGGGGGAACAGAGAcccccagggctgccctcagGGGAGAGGTGAGCTGAGGGCCGGGcgcccccaaccccatccctctgcactgagc
Coding sequences within it:
- the PRRT1B gene encoding proline rich transmembrane protein 1B isoform X3, producing the protein MEAGGMEAGAGAERRVVAVSNAAFEDDPPPYSPPDPKSAQLLFPVPFHPQPHPHPPPFVPQPLPYTASVGPPGTGPPTAAQQPPKDYVVESVLVTVFCCLLTGLAALLYSHETRAALSRGDVAQAQAASKKAQSLVLLSLVLGLFVSFSWVVYVLVALYW
- the PRRT1B gene encoding proline rich transmembrane protein 1B isoform X2, yielding MEAGGMEAGAGAERRVVAVSNAAFEDDPPPYSPPDPKSAQLLFPSVGPPGTGPPTAAQQPPKDYVVESVLVTVFCCLLTGLAALLYSHELGRLRPGGSVLVTGPQGHGAHSPVPLVRSSRRAMPAPSPAAACSSGPCTGELSDSIGADSGSRTTLRAAAQLRVTAGRVAPCRAGNGANGPAVRSHSGRLCMGRSGRASA
- the PRRT1B gene encoding proline rich transmembrane protein 1B isoform X1, which codes for MEAGGMEAGAGAERRVVAVSNAAFEDDPPPYSPPDPKSAQLLFPVPFHPQPHPHPPPFVPQPLPYTASVGPPGTGPPTAAQQPPKDYVVESVLVTVFCCLLTGLAALLYSHELGRLRPGGSVLVTGPQGHGAHSPVPLVRSSRRAMPAPSPAAACSSGPCTGELSDSIGADSGSRTTLRAAAQLRVTAGRVAPCRAGNGANGPAVRSHSGRLCMGRSGRASA
- the PRRT1B gene encoding proline rich transmembrane protein 1B isoform X4 gives rise to the protein MEAGGMEAGAGAERRVVAVSNAAFEDDPPPYSPPDPKSAQLLFPSVGPPGTGPPTAAQQPPKDYVVESVLVTVFCCLLTGLAALLYSHETRAALSRGDVAQAQAASKKAQSLVLLSLVLGLFVSFSWVVYVLVALYW
- the UCK1 gene encoding uridine-cytidine kinase 1 isoform X1, yielding MASAGGAEPERPHPKPFLIGVSGGTASGKSTVCEKIMELLGQNEVERRQRKVLILSQDSFYKVLTAEQQGKALKGQYNFDHPGSPSGSEPSSRSPFPLADAFDNDLMRATLKNIVEGKTVEVPTYDFVTHSRMPDTTVVYPADVVLFEGILVFYNQDIRDMFHLRLFVDTDSDVRLSRRVLRDMKRGRDLEQILTQYTTFVKPAFEEFCLPTKKYADVIIPRGVDNMVAINLIVQHIQDILNGDICKWQRGAVNGHGRTYKRPFSEQAESSSVLAAGKRSHLESSSRPH
- the UCK1 gene encoding uridine-cytidine kinase 1 isoform X2, with product MASAGGAEPERPHPKPFLIGVSGGTASGKSTVCEKIMELLGQNEVERRQRKVLILSQDSFYKVLTAEQQGKALKGQYNFDHPDAFDNDLMRATLKNIVEGKTVEVPTYDFVTHSRMPDTTVVYPADVVLFEGILVFYNQDIRDMFHLRLFVDTDSDVRLSRRVLRDMKRGRDLEQILTQYTTFVKPAFEEFCLPTKKYADVIIPRGVDNMVAINLIVQHIQDILNGDICKWQRGAVNGHGRTYKRPFSEQAESSSVLAAGKRSHLESSSRPH